Part of the Dysgonomonadaceae bacterium PH5-43 genome, GAATATGCAGAAGTGATTAAAGAAAAACGTATTTTACCTTCGACAGAAGGTAAGAAAAAGCGTAATCGTTCACACGAAATGTCCGATAGCGAAATAATGACAATATTGATGCTTTATCACTTCGGAAATTTCAAGAATTTCAAATCGTTCTATTTGCTTTACATCGGAGGAACTCTACGCAAAGAGTTTCCCAAACA contains:
- a CDS encoding hypothetical protein (product_source=Hypo-rule applied; cath_funfam=3.90.1730.10); protein product: MSLLTEDKITEIFCAADEFCKEYAEVIKEKRILPSTEGKKKRNRSHEMSDSEIMTILMLYHFGNFKNFKSFYLLYIGGTLRKEFPK